A section of the Melopsittacus undulatus isolate bMelUnd1 chromosome 3, bMelUnd1.mat.Z, whole genome shotgun sequence genome encodes:
- the IFNGR1 gene encoding interferon gamma receptor 1 encodes MWVLVALLALMAPHRSAASQGEEPPAVPSPMQITVTSENFKTILHWQYPPMSETPHFIVEIKPYNLGYYKIVSTCVNISAHFCDLSREIQIHEPFASHWLRVKAVVGSQQSEYVETNEFILQKHGKIGPPKLSLSRHGDKIVVDIYHPAFPSVELLPGIEDIYSEIMYLVTFWDSKNQSKELLTEDSCTMYKCSVNIPVPAEGSTYCVSAKGTLYGSLMIGAPSEESCIDVPLKWTLSTEYIIILCVAVLSLTLILTVCCGCKKLRKNNIKLPKSLVSVIRNLNTDSIPEPKSEVKYMSVISFVTGQSMLPQNDEVTSLEVEPKEETASPENSSEGVSSVLLPEAPAKTEEVSVQESTEEVSADEEQNHKVRENYFISDSSQMDICSNSSGPEVSNTEIQQTVIPNSCLKFSGYDKPHVPLDMLIDVGEEQHVIAYRPTD; translated from the exons TGCCTTCACCAATGCAGATCACAGTAACATCAGAAAATTTCAAAACTATCTTGCATTGGCAATATCCACCTATGTCTGAAACTCCTCATTTTATTGTGGAAATCAAACCTTACAA TTTAGGTTACTATAAGATCGTCTCAACTTGTGTAAACATTTCAGCTCATTTTTGTGATCTCTCAAGGGAAATACAAATACATGAGCCTTTTGCCTCTCACTGGCTTCGAGTTAAAGCTGTTGTTGGGTCACAACAGTCTGAGTATGTTGAGACAAATGAGtttattttgcaaaagcatG GAAAAATAGGACCACCAAAACTAAGTCTCTCCAGGCATGGTGATAAAATTGTGGTTGATATTTACCATCCTGCATTCCCATCAGTGGAGCTTCTTCCTGGGATTGAAGACATTTATTCAGAGATCATGTACTTGGTGACTTTTTGGGACAGTAAAAATCAG agcaAAGAATTGCTCACAGAAGACAGCTGTACGATGTATAAATGTAGTGTCAACATCCCAGTTCCTGCTGAAGGTTCCACTTACTGTGTTTCAGCAAAGGGGACTTTATATGGCAGTCTGATGATTGGTGCCCCATCAGAAGAAAGCTGCATTGATGTTCCTCTCAAGTGGACATTGA GCACAGAATACATCATCATTCTGTGTGTTGCTGTTCTGAGCCTGACCCTAATATTGACAGTATGTTGTGGCTGCAAGAAACTAAGGAAGAACAACATAAAGCTACCTAAGTCTTTG gTCAGTGTGATAAGAAACCTGAACACAGACAGCATTCCAGAACCAAAATCGGAAGTAAAATACATGTCTGTAATAAGCTTCGTGACAGGCCAGTCAATGTTGCCACAGAACGATGAAGTAACCTCACTGGAGGTAGAACCAAAAGAAGAAACTGCTAGTCCTGAGAACTCCAGTGAAGGAGTATCTTCTGTTCTTCTGCCGGAGGCACCAGCCAAAACAGAAGAGGTGTCTGTGCAGGAAAGCACAGAGGAGGTATCTGCTGATGAAGAACAAAATCATAAAGTAAGAGAGAATTACTTTATTTCTGACAGTAGCCAAATGGATATATGCTCTAACTCTTCAGGTCCAGAGGTTTctaacacagaaatacagcaaacagTCATTCCAAACAGCTGTCTCAAGTTTTCTGGCTATGACAAGCCTCATGTTCCATTAGATATGTTGATAGATGTTGGTGAAGAACAGCATGTAATTGCTTACAGGCCAACTGACTAA